One window from the genome of Pseudomonadota bacterium encodes:
- a CDS encoding formate dehydrogenase has protein sequence MKAAHWDHEAAQKILQEKSSLPGALLPVLHDLQARFGYINADFVPEIAQALNLSRADIHGVISFYHDFRDAPPAANVVKICRAEACQSMGCHELEEHAKNSHITLEPVYCLGNCACAPAVMIDGKTYGRVTPEKLKELLS, from the coding sequence ATGAAAGCAGCACACTGGGATCATGAAGCGGCGCAGAAAATCCTGCAGGAAAAATCCTCCCTCCCCGGCGCTTTACTTCCCGTTCTCCATGACTTGCAGGCACGTTTCGGATATATCAATGCAGATTTCGTCCCGGAAATTGCACAGGCATTAAACCTTTCCCGCGCCGATATTCACGGTGTGATTTCTTTTTACCATGATTTCCGTGACGCTCCGCCCGCCGCAAATGTTGTAAAAATCTGCCGTGCCGAAGCGTGTCAATCCATGGGCTGTCATGAACTGGAAGAACATGCAAAGAACAGTCATATTACGCTAGAGCCTGTCTATTGCCTTGGCAATTGCGCCTGCGCCCCCGCCGTGATGATTGATGGCAAAACCTATGGCCGCGTTACGCCTGAAAAACTGAAGGAGCTGCTGTCATGA
- a CDS encoding FAD-binding oxidoreductase, protein MFNQKPSTAQDYIDCYYSRSLRIETDFPKLQETVQPPVCIVGGGMAGVATAQSLAERGIHAVLLEANRIAWGASGRNGGFVSAGYSLSPEKIAKAVGNQHARALYDLTADAFHLVQKRMGAKKELICEGEEGILGVSWYDDEKSVRDHVTFMNDVMGEKFEFWPRAKVAEYYNTNKYYDAYFKTRAMQLHALNYVCHAANTAQDAGARIFEKSPVTAYCKKGDQWHIYTENGHIIADQLVLCCGIQTGGIQKKLARSVLSVSTFVLLTEPMEEKLHQTIRAPYGVMDSRFSSNYYRPLTKDHRLLWGGLVSMFHPSQEKLKKIMMQNLLSIYPQFEGVQAEVAWGGDMGYPTHKMPQIGRLQEGLWYAQGFGGHGMTSTVAAGEVIAAAIAEQDERYKLFEPFGLTYAGKPFGPAIAQTAYWLFQLRDSLQSLRYNRS, encoded by the coding sequence ATGTTTAATCAAAAGCCAAGCACTGCACAGGATTATATTGACTGTTATTATTCACGCAGCCTGCGCATAGAGACAGATTTTCCAAAACTGCAGGAAACGGTTCAGCCCCCTGTCTGCATCGTCGGCGGCGGCATGGCCGGCGTAGCGACCGCGCAAAGTCTGGCTGAGCGCGGCATCCATGCCGTCCTGCTGGAGGCCAACCGTATTGCCTGGGGTGCTTCGGGGCGCAATGGCGGCTTCGTTTCCGCCGGATATTCATTAAGTCCGGAGAAAATCGCAAAAGCTGTCGGCAATCAACACGCGCGCGCATTATATGATTTAACAGCGGATGCTTTTCATTTGGTTCAGAAACGTATGGGCGCAAAGAAAGAGCTTATTTGCGAGGGGGAGGAAGGCATTCTGGGTGTGTCATGGTATGATGATGAAAAATCCGTGCGTGACCACGTCACTTTTATGAATGACGTCATGGGGGAAAAATTCGAATTCTGGCCAAGAGCGAAAGTCGCGGAATATTACAACACGAATAAATACTATGATGCCTATTTCAAAACACGCGCTATGCAACTGCACGCCTTGAACTATGTTTGTCACGCGGCAAATACGGCACAGGACGCAGGTGCCCGGATTTTCGAAAAATCTCCGGTAACAGCCTATTGTAAAAAAGGCGATCAATGGCATATTTACACTGAAAACGGCCATATTATTGCAGATCAGCTTGTCTTGTGCTGCGGCATACAAACGGGCGGCATACAGAAAAAACTGGCACGTTCCGTTTTATCGGTATCGACCTTTGTTTTACTGACGGAGCCGATGGAAGAAAAACTGCATCAAACCATCCGTGCACCTTACGGAGTCATGGATAGCCGCTTTTCATCGAATTACTACCGCCCCTTAACAAAAGATCACCGGCTGTTGTGGGGCGGCCTCGTATCGATGTTCCATCCCTCTCAGGAAAAGCTGAAAAAAATTATGATGCAGAATCTGCTGTCAATTTATCCGCAATTTGAGGGTGTTCAGGCAGAAGTCGCATGGGGCGGCGATATGGGCTATCCAACGCATAAAATGCCGCAAATCGGACGCCTGCAGGAGGGCCTCTGGTATGCGCAAGGATTTGGCGGGCATGGTATGACATCAACAGTCGCGGCCGGTGAAGTTATTGCCGCTGCCATAGCAGAGCAGGATGAACGATATAAATTATTTGAACCTTTCGGCCTGACATATGCCGGCAAACCCTTTGGCCCGGCAATTGCACAAACGGCCTATTGGTTATTTCAACTGCGGGATTCTTTGCAATCTCTGCGTTATAATCGTTCATGA
- a CDS encoding DUF350 domain-containing protein, translated as MGWDLVYWDHSYNKILLLNFSIVIALFASLRLFSGTIAHINASDELLKKDNPAFGLSLAGVTFAMTILLSGTIYGDMGGDMMSSAVAIGVYGVVGIALMAWARIIFDKLALPDISLREEISKGNIAVAICDTGNVLAAAIILRALMIWITDNTIEALVALFAGYVISQIVLTGMTRLRLKLFSMTHKDKSVQDELQKGNVALALSFAGRKIGTAFAISVAANLVVYEVYDIKMFLLPWMAVSLGVILVLKLLSFVAERVILYRVNVFHEILEQRNIAIGALQGVIYLSLALLLAEL; from the coding sequence ATGGGATGGGACCTCGTCTATTGGGATCATAGTTATAATAAAATCCTGCTTTTGAATTTTTCCATTGTGATTGCTCTTTTTGCATCGCTGAGATTATTTTCAGGGACGATTGCGCATATCAATGCCTCTGATGAACTTTTGAAAAAGGATAACCCGGCTTTCGGGCTGTCGCTCGCCGGTGTGACTTTTGCAATGACCATTTTATTGAGCGGCACGATATACGGCGATATGGGCGGAGATATGATGAGTTCTGCTGTGGCGATCGGTGTCTACGGAGTGGTCGGTATTGCTCTGATGGCCTGGGCCCGGATTATCTTTGATAAATTGGCGCTGCCCGATATTTCCCTGCGCGAGGAAATCAGCAAAGGCAATATTGCCGTGGCTATTTGCGATACAGGCAATGTTCTTGCGGCAGCCATTATTCTGCGCGCTTTGATGATCTGGATTACGGACAATACAATAGAGGCGCTGGTGGCGCTGTTTGCGGGCTATGTTATTTCCCAGATTGTGCTGACAGGTATGACACGCTTAAGGCTAAAACTGTTTTCCATGACACATAAAGATAAATCTGTTCAGGACGAGCTGCAAAAAGGCAATGTGGCATTGGCGCTGTCATTCGCCGGACGGAAAATCGGGACGGCTTTTGCCATTAGTGTCGCGGCGAATCTGGTTGTCTATGAGGTTTATGATATCAAGATGTTTCTGCTGCCATGGATGGCAGTTTCCTTAGGGGTTATCCTTGTCTTGAAACTGCTCTCTTTTGTGGCGGAACGTGTTATCTTATATCGCGTGAATGTGTTCCATGAGATTTTAGAGCAGCGGAATATTGCTATTGGCGCTTTGCAGGGGGTGATTTACTTGTCGCTGGCTCTTTTATTGGCAGAACTGTAA